In Tachypleus tridentatus isolate NWPU-2018 chromosome 7, ASM421037v1, whole genome shotgun sequence, a genomic segment contains:
- the LOC143255038 gene encoding somatostatin receptor type 5-like yields MAYLDLLDINMTLEDNDTFINLTNSTYEGMDLGPPRVIFEIVKILYSIVCLVGLCGNTLVIYVVLRFSKMQTVTNMYILNLAVADEMFLTGLPFLIVTMTVRHWPFGRVMCKLYMTTTSINQFTSSLLLTVMSADRYVAVCHPISSPRYRTSFIAKFICLTAWTVSALLMVPIYMYANVLDKGSSVTCNIFWPESDFMNGQKAFTLYSLTLGFAIPLVLILWFYFLVICKLRRVGPKNKSKEKKRTHRKVTYLVLTVITVYVICWLPYWINQVYIALLPPMQNQTNIGVVINLLVGCLSYANSAMNPVLYAFLSDNFKKSFAKAFTCAAGRDVNAQLQVENSVFPKHTRGGSSRAKKGERKEPAEGKTQQETEPSTAITLTSRSNNILMKDKGNTVTNGYEKRSNENEPVTQV; encoded by the coding sequence ATGGCATACTTGGATTTACTGGACATCAACATGACACTTGAGGACAACGACACCTTCATCAACCTTACCAATTCTACATATGAAGGAATGGACTTAGGTCCTCCGCGAGTAATTTTCGAAATTGTTAAAATCTTATACAGTATAGTTTGTTTGGTTGGCCTGTGTGGAAACACGCTCGTTATTTATGTTGTATTGAGATTTTCTAAAATGCAGACTGTAACCAATATGTACATTCTGAATCTCGCTGTAGCTGATGAAATGTTTCTAACTGGCTTGCCATTCCTCATAGTCACGATGACCGTTAGACATTGGCCTTTCGGACGTGTGATGTGCAAATTGTATATGACCACTACTTCTATAAACCAGTTCACCAGCAGCCTGCTACTGACCGTCATGAGTGCTGATCGTTACGTGGCAGTATGCCACCCCATTTCTTCTCCCCGCTACAGGACCAGCTTTATTGCAAAATTCATTTGCCTCACGGCGTGGACCGTATCGGCTCTACTCATGGTCCCCATCTACATGTACGCTAACGTTCTAGACAAAGGAAGCTCGGTAACATGTAACATCTTCTGGCCTGAGAGCGACTTCATGAACGGACAGAAGGCGTTCACTCTGTACTCTTTAACCCTTGGATTTGCCATTCCATTGGTACTAATCCTCTGGTTCTATTTCCTCGTCATCTGCAAGCTTAGGAGAGTTGGACCCAAGAACAAATCCAAAGAGAAGAAGAGAACCCATCGCAAGGTGACCTACCTGGTTTTGACAGTGATCACAGTTTACGTCATCTGTTGGTTACCGTACTGGATCAACCAAGTCTACATTGCTCTTCTTCCTCCCATGCAGAACCAGACCAACATAGGGGTCGTCATTAATCTACTGGTGGGGTGCTTGTCATACGCTAATTCTGCTATGAACCCCGTACTGTACGCTTTCCTCAGTGACAACTTTAAGAAGAGTTTCGCCAAGGCCTTTACCTGTGCCGCTGGTAGAGACGTAAACGCACAGCTTCAGGTAGAAAACAGCGTATTTCCTAAACACACTCGTGGGGGATCAAGCAGAGCAAAGAAAGGAGAACGAAAAGAACCAGCAGAAGGAAAGACCCAACAAGAAACTGAACCTTCGACAGCCATAACACTGACATCACGTTCCAACAACATCCTGATGAAGGACAAGGGAAACACAGTTACGAACGGGTATGAAAAGAGAAGCAATGAAAATGAACCTGTAACACAGGTCTAA